The following coding sequences are from one Bufo bufo chromosome 2, aBufBuf1.1, whole genome shotgun sequence window:
- the LOC120991272 gene encoding gastrula zinc finger protein XlCGF71.1-like: protein MMEEHQPLISQENPNKNSEENIMLSLNYNLEDEDIMPRSSGENLITLNLYQGLHSTDLSYNPNHEEPSPDQSQIVTTSTGQKGGKEFSKSSGLSTHRSTRTGNKPYSCSECGKCFKDKSDLVTHEKIHKGEKPYSCLECGKCFTQKSYLVIHKKYHTGEKLYSCSECGKCFVQKSTLGIHEKIHTGEKPYSCSECGKCFIRKSHLVLHERNHTGEKPYSCSECGKCFTRKSHLVLHKRSHTGEKPYSCSECGKCFAQKSNVVTHERICKRERDCNAELL from the exons atgatggaggagcaccagcctcttatatcacaag AGAATCCCAATAAGAATTCAGAAGAAAATATCATGTTATCACTAAATTATAATTTAGAAGATGAAGATATCATGCcgcgctcttcaggagaaaacctcattACCCTTAATTTATATCAGGGACTTCACAGCacagatctgtcatataatcctaatcatgaggaaccttctcctgatcaatcacagattgttaccacAAGTACAGGCCAGAAAGGGGGTAAAGAGTTCTCAAAAAGTTCAGGTCTTTCTACACACAGAAGTACTCGCACAGGGAATAAGCCATACTCCtgctcagaatgtggaaagtGCTTTAAagataaatcagatcttgttacacatgagaaaattcacaaaggagagaagccatattcgtgtttagaatgtgggaaatgttttacacagaaatcatatcttgttatacataagaaatatcacacaggagagaaactatattcatgttcagaatgtgggaaatgttttgtccAGAAGTCAACTTTAGGCATacatgagaaaattcacacaggagagaagccgtattcatgttcagaatgtggaaaatgtttcatacgaaaatcacatcttgttttacacgagagaaatcacacaggagagaagccatattcatgttcagaatgtgggaaatgtttcacacgaaaatcacatcttgttttacacaagagaagtcacacaggagagaagccatattcatgttcagaatgtgggaaat GTTTTGCACAGAAATCAAATGTTGTTACACATGAGCGAATTTGCAAAAGAGAGAGAGACTGTAATGCTGAATtgctataa